From Entelurus aequoreus isolate RoL-2023_Sb linkage group LG22, RoL_Eaeq_v1.1, whole genome shotgun sequence, one genomic window encodes:
- the LOC133639347 gene encoding uncharacterized protein LOC133639347, with translation MMAARSESDSDRDSDDFSINLSEDERFVDEESASEGLVGSGSDSDREEAVRGIEPYRFEPDADEDGQEDAAAIDAGGAHDIDRLENTEWCTCQNCVNMETVAECVCCSEIEAVTRTMEEEGVKTCIIDHHGFPSVCLDEWVLQTAYNAYKQQYGMLQQQQNERRRHTAYRQFVRFCWGYLGKDIRVVLPACVVHKIRTTFPSMDYTGFQDVQ, from the exons atgatggccgccagatctgagagcgattctgaccgagatagcgacgatttctccattaatttgagcgaggatgaaagatttgtggatgaggaaagtgcaagtgaaggactagtggggagtggaagcgattcagatagggaagaagctgtgagagggatagagccatatcgctttgaacccgacgctgatgaagacggtcaggaggacgctgctgctattgatgctggaggagcacacgacatagatcgccttgagaatacagaatg gtgtacatgtcaaaactgtgtgaacatggagacagtggctgagtgtgtctgctgtagtgaaatagaggcagtgaccagaacgatggaggaggagggggtgaagacgtgcatcatagaccaccatggctttccatctgtgtgtctggatgaatgggtgctgcagacagcgtataacgcctacaaacagcaatatggcatgctgcagcaacagcaaaatga gcggagacgacacacagcctatcgacagtttgtccgcttctgctggggatatctgggaaaggacataagggtggtactaccagcttgtgtagtacataagattaggacaacattcccatcgatggactacacggggttccaagacgtgcagtga